Below is a genomic region from Vicia villosa cultivar HV-30 ecotype Madison, WI unplaced genomic scaffold, Vvil1.0 ctg.001080F_1_1_3, whole genome shotgun sequence.
ATGCGTCTGATGCAGGGCTGTTTTCAGGACTCAAAGTATCCGAGGATGTGAACTATAGTCTACTCCAGTTTGCAGACGACACAATTCTTCTTGGGGATGGGAGCTGGTCAAACCTTTGGACCATAAAAGCCCTAGTTAGGGGATTTGAAATGGCATCAGGGCTTAGAATTAACTTCACTAAAAGCAAGAATTATGGAGTTGGTTGCGAATCGTACTTCTTGGAAGCTGCTGCGTCTTTTTTAGGGTGCAAAACAGGTATGTATCCATTcaaatttttgggttttttggTGGGAGGTAACCACAGACGAACCAACTTTTGGAGACCGGTGTTAGAGAAGCTAAAAGCTAAATTAGGATCTTGGAGGGGCAGGTTATTATCAATAGGTGGAAGAGTAACTTTGTTAAGTAACGTGCTGTCGAATTTGCCGAGTTTTAATTTAGCGTTTTACAAGGCACCAATCAAAGTCATCAAGGCCATAAGAAatatccaaagaaattttctatggAATGGTGTGGGTGAGAGGAGGGGTATAGCTTGGGTTAAATGGGAAACAATATGTAGATCAAAAGATAAGGGAGGGCTGGGGGTCAAAGATGTGGCAATCTTCAATCAAGCACTATTGAGCAAATGGATATGGAGGTTTGTGGAGGAGGAGGCTGCTATTTGGAATGGAATAATGTGGGTTAGGTATGGAAATATGAGGGAGAGGCTGTGGAAAGTAGGAGATATGGCTTCTAATAGCAAAGAATCATTATGGTGGAAGGATATATTAAGTTTGTGTGAGAACCTGAATAGTGTTATAATGAATATCAAAGCTAAGCTAGGGGAAGGAAAGGATATTCTCTTCTAGAGGAATAGTTGGTTGGGCAATGGAAGACTATCAGTGCAATTCCCTTCACTTTTTGAGGAGAGTGGATCTAGTCAAGATTGTGTTTTCAATATGGGGCAGTGGGGTGATGAGGGTTGGAAGTGGAATCTACTACGGTATAATGAAGTTCTGAGCGAGGCTGCGGACAAGGAGTTAGTGGAGCTGTGCAATGTATTGGCAGGCATTTATCCTAATGAATCAGCCGAAGATAGGTATGTGTGACCTTATGACTCCTCAAACTGTTATTCTGTGCATTCAAGATATAAAATTATCATGCAGGAACCAAATGTGATAGAGATGAATATTCAGTTTACTCAAGCCATGGAATTAATTTGGTCTGCAAAAGTTCCGTCCAAATTGAGTATTTTTGGGTGGAGACTCTTAAGGGATAGATTGCCAACTAGGGTGCAGCTTGCAAGAAGAGGAATAATCCAAAATGAGGAGGAGATGCTATGTGTTTTCTGTGAACTGAACGAGGAAGATGCTGCCCATGCTTTTATTCGGTGTCCCCAACTGAGAATATTATGGCAAAATATATATTTGTGGCTGGATTTGGATGGCCAAAACGCTGCTCCAACCATTTGCTTTGTTGCGTGGAAGCTTATGAAGGAAATATGATCAGGAATAGAGTGGTCACAATCTGGCTAACAGTATGTTGGAGTATATGGAACATGAGAAATAACATTATTTTCAGCAATGCTAAATTGGACGTAGAGGAATTATTCTTTTCAATTATGAAATGCTCATGGTAGTGGTTGGCAATGGAAAGCAAGGAGAGGATCAAATGTAGCTTTTATGATTGGTTCAAAAACCCACTGTTATGTCCCTGAGTTAATACTGTGTTTTGTTAGATTGTTTTGGTCTCCTTTGTAAGGGttggagtacccctagtactccatCTTTATAAAAGaagttgcttattaaaaaaaaaaaaaattcttcagcATCTACACCACATTGGACTCCATTTAGATATGGAGTAAGTCAACAACACGAGCATGGCTACATTTATATGTACAAGAAAGGCTTTGGATCTCAACCTATTTATAAAtggaaagaaaataaattataaagatcATAAGTTCCACATTAAAATTTGCAAAATTAATAATCCACAGACCTTGATACCACGTACCTCTGCATGTGTTTTCCTACATATATAGCTTGTTTTCTTTCACAAAGAtgttatattttttgaaaaataaataaaatctcacaACATAATTTCTAGTGGCTTCTTAAATGGTGACTAAAATAATAACTTCTATGGGATAGAAGCTTGAAATGCATCGATGCTTCTAATATGCACAGGTCCATTTCAGTCCTTACAATCCAATGTTCAATAATCCCTAAATCACAAATGAAATCAAATGCTAATGATGTTGCCAAGGCTGTATTTAAACAAAAAGCAATAAGTACAAAACATTTGATGAAAGTAAAGGCCTGATTTTCATGAACCTTCATAAAGAATATAATAGGATTAAATAAAAGATGTTTGAGTGCATACAAATATAAAAGGTTGTCCAAACATattcataatataaaataaaagatttatAAATGCTCGTTTTCTATATTATGACACATGTTTGTTTTCTAGAGACAAAATATACCATAAGCTCTTAgccttttattttatctttttgaaGTTGTAAAACTATTAGGAGCTTAAAATGTTTTTGCCGTACTTCTGAAAATGGTCGGAAATATATGTTAAAACCTAGTTATGTAACACTCTAATTTTACGCGCATAATTTAAGGACTAAATTGTTAAATAAACACTTAAACACGTGAGGTGTCACCCTTACATAAACAAACACCTGCTCATCTGTAAGACATgagattttaaaactaaaatagtTAACACCTGACCTGTCATCGCATGTTCACTTTCCCTTAGGATAACATATGGCAGTGGAAATTATCAATAAAAATGCAATATAAACTCATATATGTCTCAAATCAATTACTTCAATAAACTGAACGACAAATAAGATAAAGTGTCTACAAAATAAAAAAGCATTAAATATCGAGAGTATAATATCTAACTCTGTAAATAACATCAACAAATGAAAATATAAACGAAATCGGCTCTGAGAGAAACTGGAACGAGAACGAGAATGGtttcaaaacaagaagaagagtAATTTCGGCTTTAAGAGAAATTGATCTCGATTCTTGACTTCAAAACATGAATAGATGGATTTCACCTGAGAGAAATGGATTTCGATTTGTGACTTTGAAACATGAACAAGAACGATTTCAACTTTAAGAGAAATCAATTCcaattcaaagaaaaatcaaatttaagTTTCTCATGGTGGAAAACTAATTTTGAATTTAGAGAAACCAATTTTgattaagaatatatatatatatatatatatatatatatatatatatatatatatatatatatatatatatatacggacCCAATGGGTGCTAATCGTTGTTTGCTAGAGGAGATGGAGGAAGGAATAATAAAAGAACTGGTAGAAGAAGGGAAATGGTGGTGGCAACAGTGGTTTAAATCTATAAAACCTTGGCAGGAAAATGATGTAGACATGGAAAGGGTGGTGTGGATTAGAATCTATGGTGTTCCATGTCATGCATGGTGTAGTGAGTTTTTTGAATCCGTAGCAAACAGGTTGGGATCTTTCGTTTGTTTGGATGAGAATACCATGACTGGAAGTTCCATGGACATAGCTAGGGTTTTGGTGAGGGTTAAAGCAATTTTCACCTTACCTGAGTTATTACAGATAGCGATAGATGGAAAATCTTTCGTATTAAATCTCAGGGAAGATACATACGGACCCCTTAGGATTACTGCTCAGAAGGAATTAGGGTTGAGTGTTAAATCATCTTCATTGTCGAGTTCGTCGAGTATAGCTGCGTCGCTGGATTTGGCGGAAGAGGAAGACGGGGAGTTTATCCCGGAGTCTCTTATGGAACCATCGGACAAAGGGAGGGTTGTTCTGCACAGAGTAGTAGAGGATGTGCAGAAGCAGACAAAGGAGGCGGTTAAGGTCAAAGCTTTTACCAAAGGGGTTTGTTCAGAACTTTCTGAAAGTTCTGAAAATTTTTTGAATGGAGGGTCACTTTCAAAAGGAGCAGAAGAGACTTTTGATGGGGTTTTACAATCGGTTTTGGAGgataaaaagaaggaaaaaggttTTAGGCAGCAGCTTTTGGAGTTGTCCTCTGAACACACGTTTTCAGATCCTACATCTTCTACCAGGGATACGGCGGTTCAACTTTTGGGGGTGGGGGAGAAAGAGGTTAGACCTAGATGTGTTCAGTCTTTAAACTCTAATAGTGAGGTGGACAGAGATTTTGGAAGGGACCCAAGTAATAAAAGTGTTGCTATGAAGCAGGTCCAAGTGGCGGATGGGCCTTTACATAATTCTTTACCAAGGCCCAAtatgaaattaaaaaagaaaGTCATGGTGAAAGAAGTGGGCCATTCCGAGGTGGGTCCAGCTAGAGAAAAACCTGGTATAGAACCCAGCGTGTTCCCCTGTTGTATAGTTGACTCGGTTTCCTCAGATAAGCTTTTGGATGCAAAAAAATTTCCTTTAGGTTCCCTTCCTGATAATTCAGATATTATCAGATGTAATTCAAGACTCTTATCTAACTTTGGTTCTGAAGGGGATTTAAAACTGAAAAAAGCAATGCTCAAAATTGGAGTGGGCTCGGGAGGAGATAACAGATAGCAAGATGTGAAGAAATTGGAAGGCAAGAAGGGGCAATTAAATTGTTTCAAATGATTATAGGAAGCTTAAACATTAGGGGAGGCGGCAGTCTTATCAAGAGGAAGAGGATAAGGAGTATTATCAATAAAGAGAGAGCAGATTTTTTCCTTATTCAAGAAACTAAAATGGAGGAGGTGTCTGCTTCAGTTGCTGGTAGTTTTTGGGGAAAGGAAGAGTGTGGTTTTTCTTTTTCGGCTTCGGTTGGAATGTCTGGAGGTTTATTGACTCTTTGGAATAGCAAAACAGTGTCGGTTTTGGCTAGCTTCAGAGGAGAGGGATACCTTGGTTCGAAGGTCGATTGGAAAGGAGGTACTTTTTACATTTTGAATGTTTATTCTCCTTGCTCTCTTGTTTTAAAGAGGGATTTGTGGCTGTGGTTATTagctttaaaaaaatttcataaagaTGGGGAGTGGATTATGGGAGGTGATTTTAATGCGGTGAAGAATCATAGAGAAAGAGTGGGGCGTTCAATGAGAAGTAGTAACGTAGAATGGAGGGATTTCTCAGATTTTATTGAAGAGAGTGGTTTGATGGATGTTGCGTGTAAAGGAAAGAAGTTCTCGTGGTTTAGTGGGGATGGGAAATCTAAGAGTAGAATTGATATATTTCTAGTCTCGGATAATATTGTTCGTTCGTGGGGGGTGGTTGGTCAATTGATAGAAAATAGGGATATTTCCGACCATTGTCCGATATGGTTATTGTCTAAAAAAGTTGATTGGGGTCCTAAGCCTTTTATTTTTAACAACGAGTGGTTTTCCGATAAGAATTTTTTATCGTTTGTGGAAGAGGAATGGAAGGGAATGGAAGTTATTGGTAGAGGAGACTTTGTTTTAAAGGAGAAACTTCGTATTATCAAAGATAGATTGAGATGgtggaatttgaatatttttgggAAGGTGGATTTGGAAGTAGAAGAAAGCGTTAGAGAATTAAATGATTCGGATGATAGGGAGATGTGGGAAGAGGAAGTCCATCTTAACAAAATTAAAGCTTCAAGGAAGATATGGTTAAACCTTAAACTCAAGGAGAATATGTTAATTCAAAAATCAAGGTTAAGGTGGCTAAATGATGGAGACTCCAATAGTAAATTCTTTCATCGTGTTATGAAAGAAAGACGGAGTAAGAACCATATTTGCTCTTTAAATACTAGTGACGGAGTGGTAGATTCGGTCGGAGGTGTTAAGGAGGTGGTGAGAGGGCATTTTGAACATAAGTTTAAGGAGGAGTTCCCTAATAGGCCTTTGTTGGAAGGGGTTTTAGTGCATTCTCTAAGCGTGGAAGATAGAGATTCGTTAGAGGTGCTTTTTTCGGAGGAGGAGATTAAAGAGGCGGTGTGGAGTTGTGATGGTTCGAAAAGCATGGGTCCGGATGGTATTTCTCTCCTTTTCTTTAAGAAGTGTTGGAGTTTTGTTAAAGAAGATGTGGTCTCTTGTTTTAACGCTTTTTATTCGGCGACCGTTATTTCTAAGGCTATTATTTCTTCTTTTCTAACGCTTGTACCTAAAAAAGACAATCCGTTAGATCTTGATGATTATCGCCCGATTTGTTTGGTGGGAAGCATTTACCATATGATCTCTAAGCTTTTGGCTAGTCGAATTAAGAGAGTCCTCTCTTCTATCATATCCATTAACCAAAGCGCTTTTGTGCCGGGTAGACAAATGCTTGATGGAGTTGTAGTTGCTAATGAATTAGTCGACTATGCTAGCAAGGAAGGTaaagagtgtcttctttttaaAGTAGACTTCGAAAAAGCGTATGATAATGTTTGTTGGAATTTCCTAAGGTACATGATGAGGAGGATGGGGTTTGGGGAGTTGTGGATGCGTTGGATGGAGTTGATTATTTTTTCTAGTAAGATGTCGGTTCTTGTTAATGGGAGCCCGACAAAAGAATTTATAGTAGAGAGGGGTCTAAGGCAAGGAGATCctatttctccttttctttttgtaataGTAGCGGAAGGGCTTACGGCGTTGGTTGGTAAGGCGGTGGAAAATGGAGATTTTGTGGGATTTAATGTAAACGGGAGATGTGAAATagatattctccaatttgcggatgatactcttTTAATAGGAGACGGGAGTTGGAATCATCTTTGGGCCATGAAAGCGGTTTTGAAGGGTTTCGAAAAGGTGTCGGGTCTAAAAATCAACTTTTATAAAAGCAAGTTGATTGGTATTAATATCAATCCGCAAGTTTTGGAAGTTGCTACTAACTTTCTTTCTTGTAGATCGGAAGAGAAAGAATTCAAGTTCCTAGGTATAATGGTAGGGATAAATCCGAGAAGGATTTCCTCTTGGAAACCGTTGATGGATAATGTGAGGAAGAAGTTGAATTCGTGGAAAGGTCGGTGGCTTAGTTTTGGGGGAAGGATCACTCTCCTTAAGTCGGTGTTGAGTAGTATGGCGATCTTCACTCTTTCTTTCTACAAGGCTCCTAAGAAAGTTATAGAGGAATTAAATAAATTGCAAAGTAATTTCCTTTGGGGAGGTTCGGAGGGGAATTGGAAAactcattgggttagttggaaggaTTTGTGTCAACCGGTGGAGAAGGGTGGTCTTGGTTTTAGAAATCTAGAGGACTTCAACAAGGCACTTCTTTTGAAGTGGAATTGGAGAATTTTTGGAGAGACTAACTCTATTTGGTTTCAGATTTTGAAGGCGAGATATGTGGATGTCAAGTTAAGAGCTACCTTTTGTTCTATGTTGAAGTATTCCGATCGGTCTTCTTCGATGTGGTGGAGGGATATCTCATCCTTGGAGATCAAAACATCATCGGAGTTTTTTACTAACAATTGTTTTTTTCATGTAGGTAATGGTTGTTCTATATCTTTTTGGTATGCTCATTGGTTGAAGGAAGGtatattaaaagagatttttCCGGAATTGTTCAACATATCTCTCTTGAAGGATGCTTCTATTGGTGCTATGGGGGGGTGGAAAGATGGAAGTTGGTATTGGAGTGACCTAGGCATTATTTTTAATACTCAGCCAGGAAGGGTGCAAACCGTAGCTTCCCCAGCTTTGGCTACAGCACCTTCCATGTTTTTCAACAACACAGCCGCTCCTTCCTTGAGTCGTAACAGTGCTGCCGCAGCAGCTTGCACCTGTTACAATGGGACTGCTGGCGGTGGCTTAAGCAGGTGTACCATGCATTTGCTGCCTTTTATGTTAAACCAGGTGGAATTGTTGAAAAGTATTTTGACGAAAGGAACTCTGTGCGCGGACAGGCAGGATTCGGCTACATGGGCTCACGAGATAAATGGAGTTTATTCGGTAGCCTCCTGCTGCTACTGGATGAGCAGAAGACATTCTTCCTTCGGGCCGCCTAACCGGTTTGATTATATTTACAGTGAGGTGTGGAAGATGGAGGTTCCTCTAAAAGTCAAAGCGTTCGGGTGGCGGTGCTTCTTAAACAAAATCCCAACCAAAGATTTATTGTTCAAAAGAGGTATTGTTTTATCTTCGGATGTTAAGTGTGTTCTTTGTGAGGAATCTATCGAAACTTtgtttcactcttttttcaaTTGTCGTTATGTCGCAACTGTTTGGAAGGAGATGGCCGATTGGATAGGTATGTCTTACTTTTGTTTTGAAGACTTAAAGGAGAACTTCCGGTATTGGAGCAATTATGTAAGAGCGAAGAAGGTGAAAAAAGGGAAGGAGGGAATCATTTGGCTCGCTATCCTTTGGAGCATATGGTTACGGAGGAATGATATTGTTTTTAATAACTCGTCTTGGAATTCAAGAGATGTTGTTTGGAGTTGCAAGGCTCTTATTTGGAGGTGGTCGTTTATCGGGAAAATTACGCGTGCCAATTGTAATTTCTttgagtttagcaataacccgTTGTTGTACTTAACTTAGATTACAATAGGAGGGTAATTTTCTTGGGATGGTGTTCTATTGTGTTCTTGTTGTAATATTTGGTTTCTATCAATATAtcttgcttttaaaaaaaaaaaaagagaaaagagaaaaataataaacAGGTAAAATTTATATGTCACAAATCTGCAGCAAGCTTGCATATAATCAAGGAAAAAATAGAGTacgataaaaaaaaacatatcttGTTTTCTAATTGATACCATAAAAATGAgtagttaaatttattttattaagattAAATGAATCCAATTGTTCTCTCATTATTCATCGATCTTAATGATTtttcattgtgtttgtgtttattataACTTGATCTTTAATTTCAAGATTGATTGAAAAATACTCTTTAATCTCAATTTAGGATAAGTTATATATTGAATGTTATTTTGTAGAATAGGATAAATTATTTGTTGAGGCAAAAGAACTTGTAACTATTTTTGAGCCATTTGGAGTTGTAGAGGATTTGGAGTTTGTGTAAAGTCAAGTGTAATAGACCGAAACGGTGCAGAAGTTGAGATAGTTGCGAGACTTGTAGAACCAGGAATAGTTGCATTTGTTGTTTCATCTTTGCTTGAAGttgattctaaaagaagcattcTTGCAGCAGCAGCAGTTGTTTGTGCCATTTCCATGGCTTCTGGTGGTAAAGTATGGTTATGATAGCCTTCATATGTTGTGATTACCACTTTTTTGTCTTTAGCACACATTTGTACCTGTAAATTTTGAACTctatatcaaaattttatttacaatGCATAACAAACTTTTGTATACACATGCTTAAAAGTGTTTAAGCCAATAAGTTTCTTATACTGACATATGAACTCACGATCTTACGAGATATGAGtcaattttatatgaaaaattcATTAACTTTTGTTGCcagtttataaatattttaataatcaaCTTAACTAGCTACTACATTCCAGCATGGAAGCAATATACTTGAAAGATGAAACACATATCCAGTTAATATTACTATTAGTCATATTCAACCTAGTGAAATGCATGTCATGTCAATAATTGATGTTATTGATTGTGTATGTAGTCTTAAATTACAGTTAATTgagcacatatatatatatatatgaagttaaTGACTAAAtaccaaattttaataaatactaTCTTACAATTTAGGCAACAATCAGAAATTTTAATGTCTATGCGACTGCTACGGAATTGAGGTTCCAATGCATAAATTATATTTGAATCTTAAAGGAGAAAGCCTACCTGTTTTCTAACTGGGCAACCCCTAACCATGCTGCACCTATAATAAGCACGAGGACTCGGGTCTCCTTTCACTATTTTCTGTCCATACTTTCTCCACTTGCATCCATcaaaaacctaataaataacaataatttcTCATTACAAAATTGTATAGATTAAAAAGTATTGCAACTTGCAATTTTAAACTATGTTACACATTTTTGACATATTTACCATGATTCCATCTGATCTAGCTCTAATAGAAACTCTTGCTCTCGTCAAGATTGCAGCAACATCAGTTGAATCACCATTAACAAAGTTTGGAGCATAGTTTAGAGGACTCGGCTTTTGAAATCTCTCAGCAAGACCAACAAGATTATCCTCTCTTTTAGTCCCTTTACCATAGTAATTCTTTTCTTCATCACTAACTTTCCCATTCTTAGTTAGGACTAACTCCTTGCAGGCAACTTCAATGTTGCTCTCTGACGGGGATCCCAATCGATCAGAATTtcttgtttttgaagaagagGGTTCAGGATCCACCCCAGTGTCTGCATTAATAGCCAATCCAGAATTCAAAAAATCTCTTGAAACTGATACTCCATCGTTCTCAAATTTCCTTTTATTTCCAAGTTTTCTATCAAACCCTTCTTGTTGTTCAACTTTCTCGGCCTTCTTGTCCTGCTTCATTTTCTCAAAACGTATTTGCAAGGTATTATAATCTGTTTGAAGCTGATCAAGCATGAAACTCAATCGACGGTTCTCCATTTTCATTTGAGCAAGTTTGCCTCGAAGAACAGCCATCTAGAAAACAGTTCATAGATTTCAAACATCATCACATAAAAACATTGAATTGTGTCTCTTAAACCAAAATTGCACCCTCAATGTAACCACATCAAAACTACTGTTGAAACGTCATCGATGACATTTTACGCAATACAATGATTTACAGCATAACCACAtcacaacaaaaatttaaaatcatgacctagaataaaagaaaaacattGTTAAATTTCATTAAATTAaactatttattatatatttataaacttTACCTCATTCTTAGTGTTTTCGTCATGGGATTTAGATGACATGTCATCATCATCGGTAGCAAGAAGATTTTGATCGAGACCAGTGCCAATctattaaataaaatcaattacaaATTAAGGTGATCTTAAAATTATTGAGATAATAAATCAAAAGCTTCAAAACTTACTAACAATTTATTACGATAaacaaaaaaccacaaaaatgGACTAATGAATTATGAATCACTCACGCTTAGTTTGAAATCTAGCAAAGACGGCATGTTGGTATGATCAATGTCAAGGACAGAGGGAGCAGCGGTAGAGGCAGATGAAGAGATAACAACCTTATTATGATTATTGTTGTAAATCTTAAAGAAATCAATCTCAGTTAATGTTTGATGATTATTTTGGAAAGGGGTGATAGTgtgtgaaagtgaagaagaatccATGTTGTTGTTTGTAGGAGTATCTTTCAACATAGGATTATTCATATCTTCAGTGAAAGAGTTAAGTGGGAGAGAGAGAAGGGTTTCAAAGTGTGGAGTTCATTCGGCTATAAAACGTGGGAGTTTTAGGCTTGAGAGTGAGAAAATGTCATTCAGCAAGTCATACTCGTTATCTAGAATAGGAAAGCACTCGTAAATAATAGTAAAGTAATCATAATATGGATGAATTGATCTGATGTAgaatattcatttattttctaATGGCGACTAGTCAAAGATTAGTCAAGTGTTGACTCATATACAATCAAGAATAATGTTTTTAATAaggtaatttaaaatacaaataaattaattCTTTTTATGGACATTTTCTTTTGTCAACTAAAATGtcaatgtatttttttattaaataaattaatttacatttttttgtttatttaaattttctatgaatattatttttgaaaatttttttagccacctccctatgggggtcacccccagcgaaaatccaaaaatacccctgcttcggaaatgaacttccgaagcgcttttttttaaaaaaaatttccataattcggaagtgcatctccgaaaacacctcatggggggtgtcttcggagaggaacttccgaaaacacctcatgggtgaattcggaagttcatttccgaattatgcagaaactgtgtttttttttttatgttttttcttaaacagtctcgcattttaattaaacgcaaacgccaaataaaataagcgacatataaacagaaaataccaatacgataaataaaatccaaataatatatacaagccgaaccaaatagtaatagtgtgcacaatatacaatccgaaaacaaaaaataaataaactcgaccacccgaccactactgggtgtgcctaaccctctcaccctgagccctcctctgccgcctgtaccccgccgcacggcccgcatcagtgacgatcgcctccatcacggagactgcatctggaccgccctgaagaacgacaccccgatccaaggcgtcccgcccaagcatctctatccgctggcagatcggcaggagatcaatgtcgtggtcatcctcggcttgctggttctccaggatctcctcatgcgctggcctaggagcgccgggaacgtcgggtctcagtagaagatgggacacccggtagaaccatgtgacgtacccgtcctcactgtgccagtcctgtgtgacccgagtgagacggtactcctgcggtaccacatgatgctgccagtcctcccatatggcagtgagctgcactcgggtcactgtgtcgggagctgcctcaaagggtgacctgggtatctgctgcacgaatccgaactgacgcatgcaccgctcagggagataccggaccatgatgtcggtcccgcatgccaaccagcctgaatatagagcaatgccatcaaaggggacaatctgagcgtagtcgacgaacggcctccaggtgacgtcgtcgtgcatcgtgcggtccaggtacaaacggtatggtcccaccgcatcgttccccctctggagagcgtatctggcggccctgggcatggcgtcaacgtacgcaggatcgatgtggaagccgtggatgcgggagaagtaggaaatgatccagctctgaaacacaaacacgataatatattaaaaataaatacgaaacataaataaataaataaatacgataatgtgttaaaataaaacgtaccgtaagtagtgtgcagg
It encodes:
- the LOC131633145 gene encoding probable WRKY transcription factor 31; this encodes MNNPMLKDTPTNNNMDSSSLSHTITPFQNNHQTLTEIDFFKIYNNNHNKVVISSSASTAAPSVLDIDHTNMPSLLDFKLSIGTGLDQNLLATDDDDMSSKSHDENTKNEMAVLRGKLAQMKMENRRLSFMLDQLQTDYNTLQIRFEKMKQDKKAEKVEQQEGFDRKLGNKRKFENDGVSVSRDFLNSGLAINADTGVDPEPSSSKTRNSDRLGSPSESNIEVACKELVLTKNGKVSDEEKNYYGKGTKREDNLVGLAERFQKPSPLNYAPNFVNGDSTDVAAILTRARVSIRARSDGIMVFDGCKWRKYGQKIVKGDPSPRAYYRCSMVRGCPVRKQVQMCAKDKKVVITTYEGYHNHTLPPEAMEMAQTTAAAARMLLLESTSSKDETTNATIPGSTSLATISTSAPFRSITLDFTQTPNPLQLQMAQK